The Sphingomonas alpina genome has a segment encoding these proteins:
- the nudC gene encoding NAD(+) diphosphatase has protein sequence MIPGFTGGTLDRADRIRHDSEAFAAAAGDWRAKLLKLENFEPELDEAGQLGWTSLADAPDDAELVLLGLDGDKPHFAAFTPGMRAPAGRSMRLFGLLDRFAPGEAATYAAARSVLDWHSRHQFCANCGTQTVMFRAGWGRSCPNCHAEHFPRVDPVVIMIAEHDGRALLGRQPAWPAGRYSALAGFLEPGESIEEAVAREIMEEAGVRVSNVRYIASQPWPFPSSLMMACVGMAEDDRITLDTNELEDAIWVPREEVQRVLAGGEGSFLAPPPYAIAHTLLEAWAKG, from the coding sequence GGCGGCACGCTCGACCGCGCCGACCGCATTCGCCACGATTCGGAAGCGTTTGCGGCAGCGGCGGGCGACTGGCGCGCGAAGCTGCTCAAGCTCGAGAATTTCGAGCCCGAGCTCGATGAAGCCGGTCAGCTCGGCTGGACCAGCCTGGCCGATGCGCCGGACGATGCCGAACTGGTGCTGCTCGGGCTGGACGGCGACAAACCGCACTTCGCTGCCTTCACGCCTGGCATGCGCGCGCCGGCCGGACGGTCGATGCGCCTGTTCGGGCTGCTCGACCGGTTCGCACCGGGCGAGGCTGCGACCTATGCCGCCGCGCGCAGCGTGCTCGACTGGCATTCGCGCCATCAATTCTGCGCCAATTGCGGGACACAGACGGTGATGTTTCGCGCCGGTTGGGGACGCAGCTGCCCCAATTGCCATGCCGAGCATTTTCCGCGCGTCGATCCGGTGGTGATCATGATCGCCGAGCATGACGGCCGTGCACTGCTCGGGCGCCAGCCGGCTTGGCCCGCCGGGCGCTATTCGGCGCTGGCGGGGTTCCTCGAACCCGGCGAATCGATCGAGGAAGCGGTCGCGCGCGAGATCATGGAGGAAGCGGGCGTACGCGTGTCCAATGTGCGCTACATCGCCAGCCAGCCCTGGCCGTTCCCGTCATCGCTGATGATGGCCTGTGTCGGCATGGCGGAGGACGACAGGATCACGCTCGACACCAATGAGTTGGAGGACGCGATCTGGGTCCCGCGCGAGGAAGTGCAGCGCGTGCTCGCGGGCGGTGAGGGCTCGTTCCTGGCGCCGCCACCTTATGCGATTGCGCATACTTTGCTGGAAGCTTGGGCGAAGGGCTGA
- a CDS encoding prephenate dehydratase: MENFAAPARPIVAKMTEAAAAEPERAVAFQGAPGANSHVAAMEAFPDCLPLPCFDFADAIDAVREGRADCAIIPIENSLHGRVADMHFLLPESGLVITGEHFLGIKYALMGVGTRDDVREAMSHPQALGQCRHWLREHGITAIAYPDTAGAAAVIAEMNDPKVAALAPPGAAAIYNLNLLANGLADADHNTTRFVVLARAGHEPLGDGPWMTTLIFEVKNIPAALYKAMGGFATNGVNMTKLESYQRGGTFAATEFYADIVGRPGDPAIDRALEELGFHSKWMRLLGTYRMARTRD; the protein is encoded by the coding sequence ATGGAAAATTTTGCTGCCCCCGCCCGCCCGATCGTCGCGAAGATGACTGAAGCCGCCGCCGCCGAGCCGGAGCGCGCGGTCGCGTTTCAGGGCGCGCCCGGGGCGAATTCGCATGTCGCCGCGATGGAGGCCTTTCCCGACTGCCTGCCTCTTCCCTGTTTCGACTTTGCCGATGCGATCGACGCCGTGCGCGAGGGCCGGGCCGATTGCGCGATCATCCCGATCGAGAATTCGCTCCATGGCCGCGTCGCTGACATGCATTTCCTGCTGCCCGAATCGGGGCTGGTCATCACCGGCGAGCATTTTCTCGGTATCAAATATGCCCTGATGGGCGTCGGTACGCGCGACGATGTGCGCGAAGCGATGAGCCATCCCCAGGCGCTCGGTCAATGCCGTCACTGGCTGCGCGAACATGGCATCACCGCCATCGCCTATCCCGATACGGCCGGCGCCGCAGCGGTCATCGCCGAGATGAACGACCCGAAGGTCGCGGCCCTCGCCCCGCCGGGCGCGGCGGCGATCTACAATCTCAACCTGCTCGCCAATGGCCTGGCCGACGCCGATCACAACACGACCCGCTTCGTGGTGCTGGCACGCGCTGGGCATGAGCCGCTCGGCGACGGTCCGTGGATGACGACATTGATCTTCGAGGTGAAGAACATCCCGGCCGCGCTGTACAAGGCTATGGGCGGGTTCGCGACCAACGGCGTCAACATGACCAAGCTGGAAAGCTATCAGCGCGGCGGCACCTTCGCGGCGACCGAATTCTATGCCGATATTGTCGGCCGGCCGGGCGACCCGGCGATCGACCGCGCGCTCGAGGAACTGGGCTTCCATTCGAAATGGATGCGGTTGCTGGGGACGTATCGCATGGCGCGCACGCGCGACTGA
- a CDS encoding c-type cytochrome: MDNRTNTIAGWVLGACGVALGLGIVGGMVYHTGVPEKAGFPIEGAEAEGGAGAAEVPIATLLASADPAKGADVFKKCTACHTIAQGGANGIGPNLYGTLGEGIAEGKAGFAFSDALKSHGGKWGFDEMNAWLTSPRKFASGTKMTFAGLGNAQDRANVIAYLNQQGSNLPLPAAPAAGAPAAADGKADAKAEGNATAAAEPAKGAAPAPAAPAPAPAANAH, translated from the coding sequence ATGGACAACAGGACGAACACGATCGCGGGCTGGGTACTGGGGGCGTGCGGCGTGGCGCTCGGGCTCGGGATCGTCGGCGGCATGGTGTACCATACCGGCGTGCCCGAAAAGGCCGGCTTTCCGATTGAGGGCGCCGAGGCCGAGGGTGGCGCAGGCGCCGCCGAAGTGCCGATCGCGACTCTGTTGGCGTCGGCCGATCCGGCCAAGGGGGCGGATGTCTTCAAGAAGTGCACGGCATGCCACACGATCGCCCAGGGTGGCGCGAACGGCATCGGCCCGAATCTGTATGGGACGCTCGGCGAAGGCATTGCCGAGGGCAAGGCCGGTTTCGCTTTCTCCGACGCGCTGAAGTCGCATGGCGGCAAATGGGGCTTTGACGAAATGAACGCGTGGCTGACCAGCCCGCGCAAATTCGCCAGCGGCACCAAGATGACCTTTGCCGGCCTGGGCAATGCGCAGGACCGGGCGAATGTGATCGCCTATCTCAACCAGCAGGGATCGAACCTGCCGCTTCCGGCCGCCCCGGCGGCGGGCGCACCTGCGGCGGCCGACGGCAAGGCAGATGCGAAGGCAGAAGGCAACGCGACTGCCGCCGCCGAACCGGCCAAGGGCGCGGCACCGGCCCCAGCAGCACCGGCCCCAGCGCCGGCCGCGAACGCGCATTGA
- a CDS encoding cupin, with protein MPTIVNDVIDFRPDRAWGARDLMEIDGVTVRLHWTDQPYKWHTNDGAEAFVVLSGQVDMFYRLDGEEHCVRLSPTDMFLAEVGDEHVAHPVGAAHILVVERKGSV; from the coding sequence ATGCCGACGATCGTCAACGACGTCATCGATTTCAGGCCCGACCGGGCATGGGGTGCGCGCGATCTCATGGAGATCGACGGCGTCACCGTTCGGCTGCATTGGACCGATCAGCCGTATAAATGGCACACCAATGACGGGGCCGAGGCCTTTGTCGTGCTCAGCGGCCAGGTCGATATGTTCTACCGGCTCGATGGGGAGGAGCATTGCGTGCGGCTCTCCCCGACCGACATGTTCCTGGCCGAGGTCGGCGACGAGCATGTCGCACACCCGGTCGGCGCGGCGCACATCCTCGTCGTGGAACGCAAGGGCTCGGTTTAG
- a CDS encoding LOG family protein, producing the protein MSDTHVPSRVFPRARQDAETAKTGISTPQTENPAYKLAFQDLDFLLREDLRPVRFQLELLKTQLVLDEANIASTFVFYGSARIPEPAKAQALRDLAVGEEAIRIADSLIAKSKYYDVARELAAKVSQFPRDTEGKRHFVVCSGGGPSIMEAANRGAADVGQESIGLNIVLPHEQAPNPYVTPSLSVQFHYFALRKMHFLLHARALAAFPGGFGTFDELFELLTLIQTGKIAPIPVLLYGRDFWNRVVNFEALVEEGVVSPRDMNIFKFVETAEEGWQVVRDFYRERPETGVVLD; encoded by the coding sequence ATGAGTGATACACATGTTCCGTCGCGGGTCTTTCCGCGCGCCCGCCAGGATGCCGAAACCGCCAAGACCGGCATCAGCACCCCGCAAACCGAAAATCCGGCCTACAAGCTCGCCTTTCAGGATCTCGATTTCCTGCTGCGCGAGGATTTGCGCCCGGTGCGTTTCCAGCTCGAGCTGCTCAAGACGCAACTCGTGCTCGACGAGGCCAATATCGCCTCGACCTTCGTCTTTTACGGCTCGGCACGAATCCCCGAACCGGCCAAGGCACAGGCGCTGCGCGACCTCGCCGTCGGCGAAGAGGCGATCCGAATCGCCGACAGCCTGATCGCCAAATCGAAATATTATGACGTCGCGCGCGAACTCGCCGCGAAGGTCAGCCAATTCCCGCGCGATACCGAGGGCAAGCGCCATTTCGTCGTCTGTTCGGGCGGCGGCCCGTCGATCATGGAAGCGGCCAATCGCGGCGCCGCTGATGTCGGCCAGGAATCGATCGGCCTCAACATCGTCCTGCCGCATGAGCAGGCGCCCAATCCCTATGTGACGCCATCCTTAAGCGTCCAATTCCACTATTTCGCGCTGCGCAAGATGCACTTCCTGCTGCACGCCCGCGCGCTCGCTGCATTCCCGGGCGGGTTCGGCACGTTCGATGAGCTGTTCGAGCTGCTGACCCTGATCCAGACCGGCAAGATCGCGCCGATTCCAGTGCTGCTTTATGGCCGCGACTTCTGGAACCGGGTGGTCAATTTCGAGGCCCTGGTCGAGGAAGGCGTGGTCAGCCCACGCGATATGAACATCTTCAAATTCGTCGAGACGGCCGAGGAAGGCTGGCAGGTGGTGCGCGACTTCTATCGCGAGCGGCCCGAAACGGGCGTGGTGCTCGACTAG
- a CDS encoding extensin family protein — protein sequence MNRALILLVPLLLSGCLFGGGDDNRPAPRRSAKPARVEVPTSRETRACYADLARDNIQFTPLPDRDFGGGCTMVGTVQLNDIGVPVSGIKGMRCGLARAFTGWARNGVAPAARQMLGSDLVRIETYGTYACRKIVGSAGSGNRLSGHATANAVDISAFVLRDGRRISIEHSWRSEDRNVQAFLRTVRASACKRIGTVLSPDYNAAHYNHLHLEDDHASFCR from the coding sequence GTGAACCGCGCGCTTATTCTGCTTGTGCCCCTATTGCTTTCCGGCTGCCTGTTCGGCGGCGGCGACGATAATCGCCCGGCGCCGCGGCGCAGCGCCAAACCGGCGCGGGTCGAGGTCCCGACCTCACGCGAAACCCGCGCCTGCTATGCCGATCTGGCGCGCGACAATATCCAGTTCACACCCCTGCCCGATCGCGACTTTGGCGGCGGCTGCACGATGGTCGGCACGGTGCAGCTGAACGATATCGGTGTGCCGGTGAGCGGCATAAAGGGCATGCGCTGCGGCCTTGCCCGCGCCTTTACCGGCTGGGCGCGCAACGGTGTCGCGCCCGCCGCACGGCAGATGCTCGGCAGCGACCTGGTGCGGATCGAAACCTATGGCACCTATGCCTGCCGCAAGATCGTCGGCAGCGCGGGCAGCGGCAACCGGCTGTCCGGACACGCCACCGCCAATGCCGTCGATATCTCGGCCTTTGTGCTGCGCGACGGACGGCGCATCAGCATCGAGCATAGCTGGCGATCGGAAGACCGTAACGTGCAGGCATTCCTGCGCACGGTCCGTGCCTCCGCCTGCAAACGGATCGGCACCGTGCTCAGCCCGGATTACAACGCGGCGCACTACAACCATCTGCACCTCGAGGACGATCACGCCAGCTTTTGCCGGTGA
- a CDS encoding phosphoserine transaminase, translated as MTELPAPPAHLPARPYFSSGPCAKPPGWTAANLATESLGRSHRSKIGKTRLQYCIDLMRELLKLPDTHRIGIVPGSDTGAFEMAMWTMLGAKPVTALAWESFGEGWVTDAVKQLGLDPTIVRADYGQLPDLTQVDWSSDVLFTWNGTTSGVRVPNGDWIADDRTGLSFADATSAVFAYDIPWDKIDVATFSWQKVLGGEGGHGVLILGPRAVERLENYTPTWPLPKVFRLVSKGKLTEGVFKGETINTPSMLAVEDAISALEWAKSVGGADGLIARSDANAAALDRLVSERSWLGHLAADSASRSKTSVCLTVEGADEAMIKSFAGLLDKAGAAYDIAGYRDAPPGLRIWCGATVDTADIVALGPWLDWAYATVTA; from the coding sequence ATGACTGAGTTACCCGCGCCTCCGGCGCATCTGCCTGCGCGTCCCTATTTTTCCTCGGGACCCTGCGCCAAACCTCCCGGCTGGACCGCCGCCAATCTCGCCACTGAGTCGCTCGGCCGCTCGCATCGCTCGAAAATCGGCAAGACCCGGCTGCAATATTGCATCGACCTGATGCGCGAATTGCTCAAGCTTCCTGACACGCACCGCATCGGTATCGTCCCCGGTTCCGACACCGGCGCGTTCGAAATGGCGATGTGGACCATGCTCGGGGCCAAGCCGGTCACGGCGCTGGCCTGGGAAAGCTTTGGCGAAGGCTGGGTGACCGATGCGGTCAAGCAGCTCGGGCTCGACCCCACGATCGTCCGCGCCGATTATGGCCAGCTGCCCGATCTGACCCAGGTCGACTGGTCGAGCGATGTGCTGTTCACCTGGAACGGCACCACCTCGGGCGTGCGCGTGCCGAATGGCGACTGGATCGCCGACGACCGCACCGGCCTGAGCTTCGCCGACGCGACCAGCGCGGTGTTCGCTTATGACATTCCGTGGGACAAGATCGATGTCGCGACTTTCTCGTGGCAGAAGGTGCTGGGCGGCGAAGGCGGGCACGGCGTCCTGATCCTCGGCCCGCGTGCGGTCGAACGGCTCGAAAATTACACGCCGACATGGCCGCTGCCCAAGGTCTTCCGCCTGGTGTCGAAGGGCAAGCTGACCGAAGGCGTGTTCAAGGGCGAGACGATCAACACGCCGTCGATGCTTGCGGTCGAGGACGCCATTTCGGCGCTCGAATGGGCGAAATCGGTTGGCGGCGCCGATGGGCTGATCGCGCGCTCGGACGCCAATGCGGCGGCGCTCGACCGACTCGTCAGCGAGCGCTCCTGGCTTGGCCATCTCGCCGCCGATTCGGCGTCGCGGTCGAAGACCAGCGTCTGCCTGACCGTCGAGGGTGCCGACGAAGCGATGATCAAATCGTTCGCCGGCCTGCTCGACAAGGCCGGCGCGGCGTATGACATCGCCGGCTATCGCGATGCCCCGCCGGGCCTGCGCATCTGGTGCGGCGCGACCGTCGACACGGCGGACATCGTCGCGCTCGGCCCATGGCTCGACTGGGCCTACGCGACCGTCACTGCCTGA
- the serA gene encoding phosphoglycerate dehydrogenase → MPKVLISDQMDPKAAQIFRERGVEVDEITGKTPEELIAIIGEYDGLAIRSSTKVTKAILAAAKNLKVIGRAGIGVDNVDIPSASAQGVVVMNTPFGNSITTAEHAIALMFALARQLPEADASTQAGKWEKNRFMGVELTSKTLGLIGAGNIGSIVADRARGLRMKVVAFDPFLTPERAVEMGVEKVTLEDLLARADFITLHTPLTDQTRNILSAENLARTKPGVRIINCARGGLIDEAALKAGLDSGHIGGAALDVFVTEPAKESPLFGTPNFVSTPHLGASTNEAQVNVAIQVAEQMADYLVSGGVTNALNVPSLSAEEAPKLKPYMALAEKLGSLIGQLAHGALSGIAIEVEGAAASLNQKPITSAVLAGLMRVHTDTVNMVNAPYLAKERGIDVREVRHDREGDYHTLLRVTVKTDAGDRSVAGTLFGDAAPRLVELFGIKVEADLAGHMLYVVNEDAPGFIGRLGSLLGEAEVNIGTFHLGRRSAGGEAILLLSVDEPVTQDLLAKVRGLSGVRTAMGLSF, encoded by the coding sequence ATGCCTAAAGTCCTCATCTCCGACCAGATGGATCCCAAAGCCGCGCAGATCTTCCGCGAACGCGGTGTCGAGGTCGACGAAATCACCGGCAAGACCCCCGAAGAGCTGATCGCGATCATCGGCGAGTATGACGGCCTCGCGATCCGCAGTTCGACCAAGGTGACCAAGGCGATCCTCGCCGCGGCGAAGAATCTCAAGGTCATCGGCCGCGCCGGGATCGGCGTCGACAATGTCGATATCCCGTCCGCGTCGGCGCAGGGCGTGGTGGTCATGAACACCCCGTTCGGCAATTCCATCACCACTGCCGAACACGCCATTGCGCTGATGTTCGCGCTCGCCCGCCAGCTGCCCGAGGCCGATGCCTCGACTCAGGCCGGCAAGTGGGAAAAGAACCGCTTCATGGGCGTCGAGCTGACCAGCAAGACGCTGGGCCTGATCGGTGCGGGCAATATCGGCTCGATCGTCGCCGATCGTGCTCGCGGCTTGCGAATGAAGGTCGTGGCGTTCGACCCGTTCCTGACCCCCGAGCGCGCAGTCGAGATGGGCGTCGAAAAGGTCACGCTCGAGGATCTTCTCGCCCGTGCCGATTTCATCACGCTGCACACGCCGCTGACCGACCAGACCCGCAACATCCTGTCGGCGGAAAATCTGGCCAGGACCAAGCCGGGCGTGCGCATCATCAATTGCGCGCGCGGCGGGCTGATCGATGAGGCGGCGCTCAAGGCCGGGCTCGATTCGGGCCATATCGGCGGCGCCGCGCTTGACGTGTTCGTGACCGAGCCGGCCAAGGAATCGCCGTTGTTCGGCACGCCCAACTTCGTCTCCACGCCGCATCTCGGCGCGTCGACCAACGAAGCGCAGGTCAATGTCGCGATCCAGGTCGCCGAGCAAATGGCGGATTATCTGGTGTCGGGCGGGGTCACCAACGCGCTCAACGTGCCGAGCCTGTCGGCCGAGGAAGCACCCAAGCTGAAGCCGTATATGGCGTTGGCCGAAAAGCTCGGCTCGCTGATCGGCCAGCTCGCGCACGGCGCTCTGTCCGGGATCGCGATCGAGGTCGAGGGTGCGGCGGCATCGCTCAACCAGAAGCCGATCACCAGCGCGGTTCTCGCCGGACTGATGCGCGTGCACACCGACACGGTGAACATGGTCAATGCGCCATATCTGGCCAAGGAACGCGGCATTGACGTGCGCGAAGTCCGGCACGACCGCGAAGGCGATTACCACACGCTGCTGCGCGTGACGGTGAAGACCGATGCCGGCGATCGTTCGGTCGCGGGCACGCTGTTCGGCGACGCCGCGCCGCGCCTGGTCGAGCTGTTCGGGATCAAGGTCGAAGCCGATCTCGCCGGGCATATGCTCTATGTCGTCAACGAGGACGCACCCGGCTTTATCGGCCGGCTCGGCTCGCTGCTCGGCGAAGCGGAGGTCAATATCGGCACCTTCCATCTCGGCCGGCGCAGTGCCGGCGGCGAGGCGATCCTGTTGCTGTCGGTCGATGAGCCGGTGACGCAGGACCTGCTCGCCAAGGTGCGCGGTCTGTCGGGCGTGCGCACTGCGATGGGCCTGTCCTTCTGA
- a CDS encoding ATP phosphoribosyltransferase regulatory subunit, producing MTHALLPEGFRDRLPPFADAAARLEQAILGAAYAHGYERVDPALAEFEAGLAGRLKSARTQDAVRFVDPVSQATLAIRPDMTAQIGRIAATRMGHHPRPVRLAYAGPVLKLRASQLRPERELRQIGCELIGLDTIAAAREIVEVVVEALAAAGVAGVSIDFTLPDLVDILAAGPFPVDADQIDALRDRLDAKDAGGVAAIAPAYLPLIEAAGLFEPAHERLCAFDAGGALTSRLDGLWNIAEGLKGRVALTLDPTERHGFEYQSWLGFSIFADGVLGEIGRGGSYTIVHEDGAEEAAIGFSLYADAIVAAGLGPIDRRRLFVPLGTDPALSAAMRGQGWVAVTALEAGDTPEAQLCTHILVGSEVRPL from the coding sequence ATGACCCACGCACTGCTCCCCGAAGGTTTTCGCGACCGACTGCCGCCGTTCGCCGATGCTGCCGCGCGTCTCGAACAGGCGATCCTCGGCGCGGCTTATGCGCATGGCTATGAACGCGTCGATCCGGCGCTGGCCGAGTTCGAGGCAGGGCTGGCGGGTCGGCTCAAATCGGCGCGGACTCAGGATGCGGTGCGCTTCGTCGATCCGGTTAGCCAGGCGACCTTGGCGATCCGCCCCGACATGACCGCGCAGATCGGCCGTATCGCCGCCACGCGCATGGGCCATCACCCGCGTCCGGTGCGGCTCGCTTATGCGGGGCCAGTGCTCAAGCTGCGCGCGTCGCAGCTTCGCCCGGAACGCGAGCTACGCCAGATCGGCTGCGAACTGATCGGCCTCGATACCATCGCTGCGGCACGCGAAATCGTCGAGGTCGTGGTCGAGGCACTGGCGGCGGCGGGTGTTGCCGGGGTGTCGATCGATTTCACCTTGCCCGACCTGGTCGATATCCTTGCTGCCGGGCCGTTCCCGGTCGATGCGGACCAGATCGATGCGCTGCGCGATCGGCTCGACGCCAAGGATGCCGGCGGGGTGGCAGCGATCGCCCCTGCCTATTTGCCGCTGATCGAGGCGGCGGGGCTGTTCGAGCCGGCGCATGAGCGGCTGTGCGCCTTCGACGCCGGCGGGGCGCTGACTTCGCGGCTCGACGGGCTGTGGAACATCGCTGAGGGGCTCAAGGGCCGCGTCGCGCTGACGCTCGATCCGACCGAACGGCACGGCTTCGAATATCAAAGCTGGCTCGGCTTCTCCATCTTCGCCGATGGCGTGCTCGGCGAGATCGGGCGCGGCGGCAGCTATACCATCGTGCATGAGGACGGCGCCGAAGAAGCGGCGATCGGCTTCTCGCTTTATGCCGATGCGATCGTCGCGGCGGGGCTCGGCCCGATCGACCGACGTCGCCTGTTCGTGCCGCTCGGCACCGATCCTGCGCTGTCCGCCGCAATGCGCGGCCAGGGCTGGGTCGCCGTCACCGCGCTCGAAGCCGGCGATACGCCGGAAGCGCAACTCTGCACTCACATACTGGTCGGCAGCGAAGTCCGCCCACTCTAA
- a CDS encoding adenylosuccinate synthase has protein sequence MANVAVIGAQWGDEGKGKIVDWLAEQADVVVRFQGGHNAGHTLVVGDKVYKLSLLPSGIVRGTPSVIGNGVVLDPWHLKAEVEKLTAQGVSISPDTLMIADNCALILPFHRDLDSLREDASGAGKIGTTRRGIGPAYEDKVGRRAIRVCDLAHLDALDAQLDRLTAHHDALRAGFGEPPIDRAALVEELRAIADFVLSFAKPVWRNLNEARSRGKRILFEGAQGVLLDVDHGTYPFVTSSNTIAGTAAGGSGLGPSAVGFVLGIAKAYTTRVGSGPFPTELEDETGERLGQRGHEFGTVTGRKRRCGWFDAVLVRQSAAVGGITGIALTKIDVLDGFDEVKICTGYRLGGETLDYFPSHAADQAQVEPIYETMPGWSETTAGARSWAELPAQAIKYIRRIEELIRCPVALVSTSPEREDTILVRDPFAD, from the coding sequence ATGGCAAATGTAGCGGTCATCGGCGCCCAATGGGGCGATGAAGGCAAGGGCAAGATCGTCGACTGGCTCGCAGAGCAGGCCGATGTCGTGGTCCGTTTCCAGGGCGGGCATAATGCCGGCCATACTCTGGTGGTGGGCGATAAGGTCTACAAACTGTCGCTACTGCCCTCGGGCATTGTGCGCGGCACGCCGTCGGTGATCGGCAATGGCGTGGTGCTCGATCCCTGGCATCTGAAGGCGGAGGTCGAGAAGCTGACTGCGCAGGGTGTGTCGATCTCGCCCGACACGCTGATGATCGCCGACAATTGCGCGCTGATCCTGCCGTTCCACCGCGATCTCGATTCGCTCCGCGAGGATGCCAGCGGCGCGGGCAAGATCGGCACGACGCGGCGCGGTATCGGACCGGCCTATGAGGACAAGGTCGGCCGGCGCGCGATCCGCGTCTGCGACCTGGCGCATCTCGATGCGCTCGATGCGCAGCTCGACCGCCTTACCGCGCATCACGATGCGCTACGCGCCGGGTTCGGCGAGCCGCCGATCGACCGTGCCGCTCTGGTCGAGGAATTGCGCGCGATCGCCGATTTCGTGCTTTCCTTCGCGAAGCCGGTATGGCGCAACCTCAATGAGGCACGGTCGCGCGGAAAGCGTATCCTGTTCGAGGGCGCGCAGGGCGTGCTGCTCGACGTCGATCATGGCACCTATCCGTTCGTCACTTCGTCGAACACGATCGCCGGCACGGCGGCGGGTGGATCGGGGCTCGGGCCCAGCGCGGTCGGCTTCGTGCTGGGCATCGCCAAGGCGTACACGACGCGGGTCGGCTCCGGGCCGTTCCCGACCGAGCTCGAGGACGAGACCGGCGAGCGGCTTGGGCAGCGCGGGCATGAATTTGGTACCGTCACCGGCCGCAAGCGCCGCTGCGGCTGGTTCGATGCAGTGCTGGTACGCCAATCGGCGGCGGTCGGCGGCATCACCGGCATCGCGCTGACCAAGATCGATGTGCTCGACGGCTTCGACGAAGTGAAGATCTGTACCGGCTACCGGCTCGGTGGCGAAACACTTGATTATTTCCCGTCGCACGCGGCGGATCAGGCGCAGGTCGAACCGATCTACGAAACCATGCCCGGCTGGAGCGAAACCACGGCAGGCGCGCGGAGCTGGGCCGAACTGCCGGCTCAGGCGATCAAATATATCCGCCGGATCGAGGAACTGATCCGTTGCCCGGTCGCGTTGGTATCGACCAGCCCGGAACGCGAGGATACGATCCTGGTTCGCGATCCCTTCGCGGATTGA
- a CDS encoding energy transducer TonB, whose product MRGYVRLSLPAAGSLAINSLLLLMLFQIGIGQQRVREEAPALTVMSLAVPLGVEDAQDDQQTAREQPTQPAAPALPPVPVPKSDSASLLPPSPIPFPAQQPRAMAPPAAAPEPAAAIAPAATMQSPATAETAPPLRKGAADGLNANAPAGGSRNYAAKIRSWLYAHKTYPRRSRMRREEGVVRVRFVLDRRGQLLEGEVIGSSGFATLDEEGQAMLSRASPYPAAPQDMPGTRIEFTVPIEWQLPT is encoded by the coding sequence ATGAGGGGATATGTCCGCCTTAGCCTGCCCGCCGCCGGTTCGCTGGCGATCAACAGCCTGTTGCTGCTGATGCTGTTTCAGATCGGCATCGGTCAGCAGCGCGTGCGCGAGGAAGCGCCCGCCTTGACCGTCATGTCGCTGGCTGTACCGCTGGGGGTGGAAGACGCACAGGATGACCAACAGACGGCGCGGGAGCAGCCGACACAACCCGCTGCTCCAGCGCTGCCACCTGTTCCGGTGCCAAAGTCCGACTCCGCCTCGTTGCTACCGCCGTCGCCGATCCCCTTTCCAGCCCAGCAGCCTCGCGCGATGGCGCCGCCCGCTGCGGCGCCCGAGCCGGCCGCGGCAATAGCGCCGGCTGCAACGATGCAATCGCCCGCCACTGCGGAAACTGCTCCTCCGCTGCGAAAGGGGGCGGCGGATGGATTGAATGCCAATGCGCCGGCGGGCGGCAGCCGCAACTATGCGGCGAAAATTCGCTCCTGGCTTTATGCGCACAAGACCTATCCGCGTCGATCGCGCATGCGGCGCGAGGAAGGCGTGGTCCGCGTTCGCTTCGTTCTGGACCGGCGAGGGCAATTGCTGGAGGGGGAAGTGATCGGCAGCTCCGGCTTTGCCACACTCGACGAGGAAGGACAGGCTATGCTGTCCCGCGCCTCCCCCTATCCCGCCGCCCCGCAGGATATGCCGGGCACCCGGATCGAATTTACGGTACCGATCGAATGGCAACTCCCGACCTGA